A single window of Streptomyces cathayae DNA harbors:
- the dnaA gene encoding chromosomal replication initiator protein DnaA, translated as MADVPADLAAVWPRVLEELLGEGRSQGVEGKDEHWIRRCQPLALVADTALLAVPNEFAKGVLEGRLAPIVSESLSRECGRPIRIAITVDDSAGEPPAPPVARPQPRYEEPELPSARQDRPDRQGHEQYEGYGRRRADQDPGPPGDQLPTARPAYPSEYQRPEPSSWPRPGQDEYGWQQQRLGFPDRDPYASPSQNAYGPQDGYGGAPSPDYRPQPPERSSYEQQRSDYESSRAEYDRSNYDRGGYDRGDYDQRDAARRELPEPPSGSGHVHRGGPVGPNLPTSGAPGPLAAQPAPAAGPGEPTARLNPKYLFDTFVIGASNRFAHAAAVAVAEAPAKAYNPLFIYGESGLGKTHLLHAIGHYARSLYPGTRVRYVSSEEFTNEFINSIRDGKGDSFRKRYREMDILLVDDIQFLADKESTQEEFFHTFNTLHNANKQIVLSSDRPPKQLVTLEDRLRNRFEWGLITDVQPPELETRIAILRKKAVQEQLNAPPEVLEFIASRISRNIRELEGALIRVTAFASLNRQPVDLGLTEVVLKDLIPGGDDSAPEITSTAIMSATADYFGLTVEDLCGTSRGRALVTARQIAMYLCRELTDLSLPKIGALFGGRDHTTVMHADRKIRNLMAERRSIYNQVTELTNRIKAG; from the coding sequence GTGGCTGACGTACCTGCCGATCTTGCCGCAGTGTGGCCACGCGTACTGGAAGAACTGCTCGGTGAGGGCCGGAGCCAGGGAGTCGAGGGGAAGGACGAGCACTGGATCCGGCGCTGCCAGCCGCTGGCGCTGGTCGCCGACACCGCGCTGCTCGCCGTGCCGAACGAGTTCGCCAAGGGCGTGCTCGAGGGTCGCCTCGCGCCGATCGTCAGCGAAAGCCTGAGCCGCGAGTGCGGGCGTCCCATCCGCATCGCCATCACCGTCGACGACTCCGCGGGAGAGCCCCCGGCTCCGCCGGTCGCCCGCCCCCAGCCGCGCTACGAGGAGCCCGAGCTCCCTTCCGCCCGGCAGGACCGGCCGGACCGTCAAGGGCACGAGCAGTACGAGGGCTACGGCCGGCGCCGCGCCGACCAGGACCCCGGGCCGCCCGGTGACCAGCTGCCCACCGCCCGCCCCGCCTACCCCTCGGAGTACCAGCGCCCGGAGCCCAGCTCCTGGCCGCGACCGGGTCAGGACGAGTACGGCTGGCAGCAGCAGCGCCTCGGCTTCCCCGACCGCGACCCGTACGCCTCGCCTTCGCAGAACGCCTACGGCCCCCAGGACGGCTACGGCGGCGCGCCCTCACCGGACTACCGCCCGCAGCCGCCGGAACGCTCCTCCTACGAACAGCAGCGTTCCGACTACGAATCGTCACGCGCGGAGTACGACCGCAGTAACTACGACCGTGGCGGCTACGACCGCGGTGACTACGACCAGCGCGACGCCGCCCGCCGCGAGCTTCCCGAGCCCCCGTCCGGCTCGGGGCACGTCCACCGCGGTGGCCCCGTCGGCCCGAACCTGCCCACGAGCGGGGCACCCGGCCCGCTGGCCGCACAGCCCGCGCCGGCGGCCGGCCCCGGTGAGCCGACCGCGCGGCTGAACCCGAAGTACCTCTTCGACACGTTCGTCATCGGCGCCTCCAACCGCTTCGCGCACGCGGCGGCGGTGGCGGTCGCCGAGGCACCCGCGAAGGCGTACAACCCCCTGTTCATCTACGGGGAGTCCGGACTCGGCAAGACCCACCTGCTGCACGCGATCGGGCACTACGCGCGCAGTCTCTACCCCGGCACGCGGGTGCGGTACGTGAGCTCGGAGGAGTTCACCAACGAGTTCATCAACTCCATCCGCGACGGCAAGGGCGACAGCTTCCGCAAGCGGTACCGGGAGATGGACATCCTGCTCGTCGACGACATCCAGTTCCTCGCGGACAAGGAGTCGACGCAGGAGGAGTTCTTCCACACCTTCAACACGCTGCACAACGCCAACAAGCAGATCGTGCTCTCCAGCGACCGGCCGCCCAAGCAGCTGGTGACGCTGGAGGACCGGCTGCGGAACCGTTTCGAGTGGGGTCTGATCACCGACGTCCAGCCTCCGGAGCTGGAGACGCGGATCGCGATCCTGCGCAAGAAGGCGGTGCAGGAGCAGCTCAACGCCCCGCCCGAGGTGCTGGAGTTCATCGCCTCCCGGATCTCGCGCAACATCCGCGAGCTGGAGGGCGCGCTGATCCGGGTGACGGCGTTCGCCTCGCTCAACCGGCAGCCGGTGGACCTCGGGCTGACGGAGGTCGTCCTGAAGGATCTGATCCCCGGCGGCGACGACTCCGCGCCGGAGATCACCTCGACGGCCATCATGAGCGCGACCGCCGACTACTTCGGGCTCACGGTCGAGGACCTGTGCGGCACCTCGCGCGGCCGCGCCCTGGTGACCGCACGGCAGATCGCGATGTACCTGTGCCGTGAGCTGACGGACCTGTCGCTGCCGAAGATCGGTGCGCTGTTCGGCGGCCGCGACCACACGACGGTGATGCACGCGGACCGCAAGATCCGCAATCTGATGGCGGAGCGACGCTCCATCTACAACCAGGTCACCGAGCTCACCAACCGCATCAAGGCCGGCTGA
- the rpmH gene encoding 50S ribosomal protein L34 produces MSKRTFQPNNRRRAKTHGFRLRMRTRAGRAILASRRGKGRARLSA; encoded by the coding sequence GTGAGCAAGCGCACCTTCCAGCCGAACAACCGTCGTCGCGCGAAGACCCACGGCTTCCGGCTGCGTATGCGCACCCGTGCCGGCCGCGCGATTCTCGCGTCCCGCCGTGGCAAGGGTCGCGCCCGCCTGTCCGCCTGA
- the rnpA gene encoding ribonuclease P protein component: MLPTDNRLRRREDFATAVRRGRRAGRRHLVVHLRSGATDPHVPGESAPPARAGFVVSKAVGGAVVRNKVKRRLRHLMRDRMALLPPGSLVVVRALPEAGDADHAQLAQDLDAALQRLLGGGTR, from the coding sequence GTGCTGCCCACCGACAACCGGCTGAGGCGGCGCGAGGACTTCGCGACCGCGGTACGACGAGGACGCCGGGCCGGACGCAGGCACCTCGTCGTACACCTTCGCAGCGGTGCTACGGACCCGCACGTGCCGGGGGAGAGCGCTCCCCCGGCACGTGCGGGTTTCGTCGTGAGCAAGGCTGTGGGGGGAGCGGTCGTGCGGAACAAGGTGAAGCGCAGACTTCGCCACCTGATGCGCGACCGAATGGCCCTGCTGCCCCCCGGTAGCCTGGTAGTCGTACGCGCGCTGCCCGAAGCGGGTGACGCCGACCATGCACAACTGGCCCAAGACCTGGATGCCGCTCTGCAGCGGCTGCTGGGAGGGGGCACGCGATGA
- the yidD gene encoding membrane protein insertion efficiency factor YidD, with translation MKYPLLVLIKLYQWTISPLLGPVCKYYPSCSHYGYTAIDRHGAIKGTALTAWRILRCNPWSLGGVDHVPPRKRPRWHEMLRDAWRARKGGPASAEPATEGQTSSVSPTSPSSPAAETSPHAQGA, from the coding sequence ATGAAGTACCCGCTGCTGGTTCTGATCAAGCTCTATCAGTGGACGATCAGTCCGCTGCTCGGGCCTGTATGCAAGTACTACCCGTCGTGTTCCCACTACGGCTACACGGCCATCGACCGGCACGGTGCCATCAAGGGCACAGCACTCACGGCCTGGCGCATCCTGCGGTGCAATCCGTGGTCGCTGGGCGGTGTGGACCATGTCCCGCCGCGCAAGCGCCCGCGGTGGCACGAAATGCTGCGTGACGCCTGGCGTGCACGCAAGGGCGGGCCTGCCTCCGCCGAACCGGCCACCGAAGGACAGACTTCTTCCGTAAGTCCGACAAGCCCTTCGAGCCCGGCCGCAGAGACCTCGCCCCATGCCCAAGGAGCATGA
- the yidC gene encoding membrane protein insertase YidC, with protein MDTIASLFSFITTPVSWVIVQFHSVYGAIFGPDTGWAWGLSIVSLVILIRICLIPLFVKQIKATRAMQTLQPEMKKIQERYKNDKQRQSEEMMKLYKDAGTNPLSSCLPILAQSPFFFALYHVLNSIASNDTVGVINERLLESAQKAHIFGAPLAAKFTDNADKVEALNASLTDVRVVTALMIVLMSLSQFYTQRQLMTKNVDTTVKTPFMQQQKMLMYVFPVIFAVFGINFPVGVLVYWLTTNVWTMGQQMYVIHNNPTPGSKAQAAYLERLVKHVTHHGKTRNRRDRAVVKAIVAKGRDRNEYERKFVNGLNKAGLAAQADGAVIKSDATAAAQAEDGSPATTQTAKRQQPKRQSKSQRQGGAAKAAGEPTSLTKTETPQDDVKPAAAAQKGNAKSGGSTRSRAQSGQRKGPQRPKSPSKK; from the coding sequence GTGGACACGATTGCCAGCCTCTTCAGCTTCATCACGACACCTGTCTCCTGGGTCATCGTCCAGTTCCACTCCGTGTACGGGGCCATCTTCGGCCCCGACACCGGGTGGGCCTGGGGCCTGTCCATCGTGTCTCTGGTGATCCTGATCCGTATCTGCCTGATCCCGCTCTTCGTGAAGCAGATCAAGGCGACGCGCGCGATGCAGACGCTCCAGCCGGAGATGAAGAAGATCCAGGAGCGCTACAAGAACGACAAGCAGCGTCAGTCCGAAGAGATGATGAAGCTGTACAAGGACGCGGGCACCAACCCGCTCTCCTCGTGCCTTCCCATCCTGGCGCAGTCCCCGTTCTTCTTCGCTCTGTACCACGTGCTCAACAGCATCGCGTCCAACGACACCGTCGGCGTGATCAACGAGCGTCTGCTGGAGAGTGCGCAGAAGGCGCACATCTTCGGTGCCCCGCTCGCGGCGAAGTTCACGGACAATGCGGACAAGGTCGAGGCCCTCAACGCCTCCCTGACCGATGTACGCGTCGTCACGGCGCTCATGATCGTGCTGATGTCGCTGTCGCAGTTCTACACGCAGCGCCAGCTGATGACGAAGAACGTCGACACCACGGTGAAGACGCCGTTCATGCAGCAGCAGAAGATGCTGATGTACGTCTTCCCCGTCATCTTCGCCGTCTTCGGTATCAACTTCCCGGTCGGTGTCCTCGTCTACTGGCTGACCACCAACGTGTGGACCATGGGCCAGCAGATGTACGTCATCCACAACAACCCGACGCCGGGTTCCAAGGCGCAGGCCGCGTACCTGGAGCGCCTTGTCAAGCACGTCACCCACCACGGCAAGACCCGTAACCGCCGTGATCGTGCCGTCGTCAAGGCCATCGTCGCCAAGGGCCGGGACCGTAACGAGTACGAGCGCAAGTTCGTCAACGGTCTGAACAAGGCGGGCCTCGCGGCTCAGGCCGACGGTGCCGTGATCAAGAGCGACGCCACGGCCGCCGCGCAGGCTGAGGACGGCTCTCCGGCCACGACCCAGACCGCGAAGCGTCAGCAGCCCAAGCGGCAGAGCAAGTCCCAGCGTCAGGGCGGTGCAGCGAAGGCGGCTGGTGAGCCCACCTCGCTGACCAAGACCGAAACGCCCCAGGACGACGTCAAGCCCGCCGCCGCTGCCCAGAAGGGCAACGCGAAGTCCGGCGGAAGCACCCGCAGCAGGGCCCAGTCCGGACAGCGCAAGGGTCCGCAGCGGCCCAAGTCCCCGTCCAAGAAGTAA
- a CDS encoding protein jag produces the protein MTEGTTSTAAEGADTLTRLEQEGEIAADYLEGLLDIADLDGDIDMDVEADRASVSIISDSAGRDLQKLVGRDGEVLEALQELTRLAVHRETGDRSRLMLDIAEYRAKKRAELSELGAKAAAEAKSSGEPVKLDPMTPFERKVVHDAVKAAGLNSESEGEEPQRFVVVLPA, from the coding sequence GTGACGGAAGGCACCACCTCCACCGCTGCCGAGGGCGCAGACACCCTGACCCGCCTGGAGCAGGAAGGCGAGATCGCAGCGGACTACCTGGAGGGTCTGCTCGACATCGCCGACCTCGACGGTGACATCGACATGGACGTCGAGGCCGACCGTGCCTCTGTCTCGATCATCAGCGACTCGGCCGGCCGTGACTTGCAGAAGCTGGTCGGTCGGGACGGTGAGGTGCTGGAGGCGCTCCAGGAGCTCACGCGTCTGGCCGTGCACCGGGAGACCGGGGACCGCAGTCGGCTCATGCTCGACATCGCGGAGTACCGCGCCAAGAAGCGGGCCGAGTTGTCCGAGCTGGGCGCGAAGGCCGCCGCAGAGGCCAAGAGCAGCGGTGAGCCCGTGAAGCTCGACCCGATGACGCCGTTCGAGCGCAAGGTCGTGCACGACGCGGTCAAGGCCGCCGGCTTGAACAGTGAGTCCGAGGGCGAGGAGCCGCAGCGCTTCGTCGTCGTGCTTCCCGCCTGA
- the rsmG gene encoding 16S rRNA (guanine(527)-N(7))-methyltransferase RsmG produces MTEAAELPPAPEQAREVFGDRFADAVRYAELLAEAGVQRGLIGPREVPRLWERHLLNCAVLSEVVPEGVTVCDVGSGAGLPGIPLALVREDLKITLLEPLLRRTTFLTEVVELLGLDHVTVVRGRAEEVMGTMSPVHVVTARAVAPLDRLATWGIPLLRPYGEMLALKGDTAEEELKNATSALNKLGAVATSVVHVGEGVVDPMSTVVRVEVGESPGGVRFAAKRAKAARAGRARRRRG; encoded by the coding sequence GTGACGGAGGCAGCGGAGCTTCCCCCCGCGCCCGAGCAGGCCCGCGAGGTGTTCGGCGATCGTTTCGCGGACGCGGTGCGTTACGCTGAGCTGCTTGCTGAGGCGGGAGTTCAGCGTGGTCTGATCGGCCCGCGGGAGGTGCCGCGCCTGTGGGAGCGGCACCTGCTGAACTGCGCGGTGCTCTCGGAGGTCGTGCCCGAAGGTGTCACGGTGTGCGATGTCGGTTCGGGTGCCGGTCTGCCGGGCATCCCCTTGGCGCTGGTCCGCGAGGACCTCAAGATCACACTGCTGGAGCCACTGCTGCGGCGTACCACTTTCTTGACCGAAGTCGTGGAGCTGCTGGGGCTGGACCATGTGACGGTCGTGCGCGGCCGGGCCGAGGAGGTCATGGGCACGATGTCTCCGGTGCACGTGGTGACCGCACGAGCCGTGGCGCCGCTCGACCGTCTCGCCACCTGGGGCATCCCCCTCCTTCGGCCGTACGGAGAGATGCTCGCGCTCAAGGGTGACACTGCCGAGGAGGAGCTGAAGAACGCGACCTCGGCGCTGAACAAGCTCGGCGCCGTGGCGACCTCGGTCGTGCATGTGGGTGAGGGGGTGGTGGATCCGATGTCCACGGTGGTGCGGGTCGAGGTGGGGGAAAGCCCCGGCGGTGTGCGTTTCGCGGCGAAGCGCGCGAAGGCTGCTCGCGCCGGGCGTGCGCGGCGCCGGCGCGGATAG
- a CDS encoding ParA family protein, whose protein sequence is MGGSVHCEPEVEESESTLRSDANIAGPMTDPVPGPRAESMGADVSRETPPPMDDTPIGRSAQLAVDVLGRAGEGLPRPEQTRLMVVANQKGGVGKTTTTVNLAASLALHGARVLVIDLDPQGNASTALGIDHHAEVPSIYDVLVESRPLAEVVQPVPDVEGLFCAPATIDLAGAEIELVSLVARESRLQRAIQAYEQPLDYILIDCPPSLGLLTVNAMVAGQEVLIPIQCEYYALEGLGQLLRNVDLVRGHLNPSLHVSTILLTMYDGRTRLASQVADEVRSHFGDEVLRTSIPRSVRISEAPSYGQTVLTYDPGSSGALSYLEAAREIALRGVGVSYDASSAHNGAQQNDPSMVEGVQ, encoded by the coding sequence ATGGGAGGCTCTGTTCATTGCGAGCCTGAAGTCGAGGAGAGTGAATCCACCTTGCGGTCCGACGCCAACATCGCGGGACCGATGACCGACCCGGTCCCCGGTCCCCGTGCCGAATCGATGGGGGCAGATGTTTCACGTGAAACACCGCCCCCTATGGACGACACTCCCATCGGTCGCTCTGCCCAGCTGGCGGTGGATGTACTGGGCCGCGCAGGCGAGGGCCTGCCACGGCCCGAGCAGACACGCCTCATGGTGGTCGCCAACCAGAAGGGTGGCGTGGGCAAGACGACGACGACCGTCAACCTCGCCGCGTCGCTTGCGCTCCATGGCGCTCGGGTCTTGGTGATCGACCTCGACCCTCAGGGCAACGCCTCTACAGCCCTGGGGATCGACCACCACGCCGAAGTTCCTTCCATCTATGACGTGTTGGTCGAGAGCAGACCACTGGCGGAGGTTGTCCAGCCGGTTCCCGACGTGGAGGGTCTCTTTTGCGCACCCGCCACGATCGATCTCGCCGGCGCGGAGATCGAGCTGGTGTCACTGGTGGCGCGGGAGAGCCGGTTGCAGCGTGCCATCCAGGCGTACGAGCAACCGCTGGACTACATCCTCATCGACTGCCCTCCGTCCCTCGGCCTGCTGACGGTCAACGCGATGGTGGCGGGGCAGGAGGTCCTGATCCCGATCCAGTGCGAGTACTACGCCCTGGAGGGCTTGGGGCAGCTGCTCCGCAATGTCGATCTGGTGCGGGGCCACCTCAACCCCTCCCTGCACGTATCGACGATCCTGCTCACCATGTACGACGGCCGGACGCGCCTCGCGTCCCAGGTTGCGGACGAGGTGCGTAGTCACTTCGGTGACGAGGTACTGCGGACAAGTATTCCTCGCTCTGTGCGTATCTCGGAGGCGCCGAGTTATGGGCAGACGGTGCTGACCTACGATCCTGGATCGAGCGGTGCCCTCTCCTACCTCGAGGCGGCACGCGAGATCGCGCTGAGGGGCGTGGGTGTCAGCTATGACGCGTCGAGCGCACACAACGGTGCACAGCAGAACGATCCGAGCATGGTGGAGGGCGTCCAGTGA
- a CDS encoding ParB/RepB/Spo0J family partition protein: MSERRRGLGRGLGALIPAAPTEKAVAPAVTGGVASSSPSAPQVLPNERGVAVAKLAALPSVPRETEEPSTRGAAEMPMPPLGAHFAEIPLDSIKPNPRQPRGVFDEDALAELVTSIKEVGLLQPVVVRQVGPAHYELIMGERRWRACRIAGLEAIPAIVRATEDEKLLLDALLENLHRAQLNPLEEAAAYDQLLKDFNCTHDQLADRIGRSRPQVSNTLRLLKLSPRVQSRVAAGVLSAGHARALLSVEDSEEQDRLAHRIVAEALSVRAVEEIVTLMGSGPQKSPRSKGPRAGALVSPALSDLATRLSDRFETRVKVDLGQKKGKITVEFASMEDLERILGTLAPDEGPVLQKSLVDDDSVEDS; this comes from the coding sequence GTGAGTGAGCGACGGAGAGGGCTGGGCCGTGGTCTTGGCGCACTTATCCCTGCTGCCCCGACAGAGAAGGCGGTCGCCCCGGCTGTGACGGGAGGCGTAGCTTCCTCCTCTCCCTCTGCGCCGCAGGTGCTGCCGAACGAGCGCGGGGTGGCTGTGGCCAAACTGGCCGCACTTCCTTCTGTTCCACGTGAAACAGAGGAGCCGTCGACGCGTGGTGCGGCGGAGATGCCCATGCCTCCTCTGGGGGCACACTTCGCGGAGATTCCTCTCGATTCCATCAAGCCGAACCCGCGTCAGCCGCGCGGGGTCTTCGATGAGGATGCGCTGGCAGAACTTGTCACCTCCATCAAGGAGGTCGGTCTCCTCCAGCCCGTCGTCGTACGGCAGGTCGGGCCCGCGCACTACGAGCTCATCATGGGTGAGCGCCGCTGGCGGGCGTGCCGTATCGCGGGGCTCGAAGCCATCCCGGCGATCGTGCGGGCCACGGAGGACGAGAAGCTCCTCCTGGACGCCCTTCTGGAGAATCTGCACCGGGCCCAGCTGAATCCGCTGGAAGAGGCAGCCGCCTACGACCAGCTGCTGAAGGACTTCAACTGCACGCATGATCAGCTGGCGGACCGTATCGGCCGTTCCCGCCCGCAGGTTTCCAATACCCTGCGTCTGCTGAAGCTCTCGCCGAGGGTGCAGAGCCGGGTGGCTGCCGGAGTGCTCTCCGCCGGGCACGCGCGGGCCCTGCTCTCCGTGGAGGACTCCGAGGAGCAGGACCGGCTGGCGCATCGGATCGTGGCCGAAGCGCTCTCGGTGCGGGCCGTCGAGGAGATCGTGACCCTGATGGGGTCCGGGCCGCAGAAGTCGCCGCGATCCAAGGGGCCGAGGGCGGGTGCCCTGGTCTCTCCGGCGCTGTCCGATCTGGCCACTCGTCTTTCGGATCGTTTCGAGACGCGGGTGAAGGTCGACCTGGGGCAGAAGAAGGGAAAGATCACCGTCGAGTTTGCCTCCATGGAGGACCTCGAGCGCATTCTCGGCACCCTCGCTCCTGATGAGGGGCCGGTTCTGCAGAAGAGTCTTGTGGACGACGACTCAGTGGAAGATTCCTGA
- a CDS encoding GNAT family N-acetyltransferase — MGRRLVPLTLDNLQDLPRRCRSCVFWELDPVSGEAAVTAGTSAVEKESWISAVLLDWGSCGRVVYVDDVPVGFVLYAPPAYVPRAMAFPTSPVSSDAVQLMTAFIVPGYQGQGLGRVMVQTVAKDLLRRGVKAIEAFGDARWKEPACVLPADHLLAVGFKTVRQHPAYPRLRLELRTTLSWKDDVEMALDRLLGAVQKEPVLRPL; from the coding sequence ATGGGGCGTCGGCTCGTACCGCTCACGCTGGACAACCTTCAGGACCTTCCCCGGCGCTGTCGTTCGTGTGTCTTCTGGGAGCTCGACCCCGTCAGTGGTGAGGCAGCAGTAACGGCGGGAACGTCAGCGGTCGAGAAGGAGTCGTGGATCTCGGCTGTGCTGCTGGACTGGGGGTCCTGCGGAAGGGTCGTCTATGTCGATGACGTCCCCGTGGGCTTCGTTCTCTACGCCCCTCCTGCCTATGTGCCGCGTGCCATGGCGTTTCCCACGAGCCCTGTGTCGTCCGATGCCGTGCAACTGATGACCGCGTTTATCGTGCCGGGCTACCAGGGGCAGGGTTTGGGGAGAGTGATGGTGCAGACGGTGGCGAAGGATCTGCTGCGTCGAGGGGTCAAGGCGATCGAGGCCTTCGGCGACGCGCGTTGGAAAGAACCGGCCTGTGTTCTCCCTGCTGACCACCTCTTGGCCGTGGGGTTCAAGACGGTTCGTCAACATCCCGCGTATCCCCGGCTCAGACTGGAGCTGAGGACAACACTGTCGTGGAAGGACGATGTCGAGATGGCGTTGGACCGGTTGCTCGGAGCCGTCCAGAAGGAGCCGGTATTGCGTCCCCTCTGA
- the trxA gene encoding thioredoxin has protein sequence MAGTLKNVTDDSFDQDVLKSDKPVLVDFWAAWCGPCRQIAPSLEAIASEYGDKIEVVKLNIDENPGTAAKYGVMSIPTLNVYQGGEVAKTIVGAKPKAAIVRDLEEFISE, from the coding sequence GTGGCCGGCACCCTGAAGAATGTGACTGACGACTCCTTCGACCAGGACGTCCTCAAGAGCGACAAGCCCGTCCTGGTGGACTTCTGGGCCGCCTGGTGCGGTCCCTGCCGCCAGATCGCCCCTTCCCTCGAAGCGATTGCCTCGGAGTACGGGGACAAGATCGAGGTCGTCAAGCTGAACATCGACGAGAACCCGGGTACAGCCGCCAAGTACGGCGTCATGTCCATCCCGACCCTGAATGTCTACCAGGGTGGCGAGGTCGCCAAGACCATCGTCGGTGCCAAGCCGAAGGCCGCGATCGTCCGCGACCTCGAGGAGTTCATCAGCGAGTGA
- the trxB gene encoding thioredoxin-disulfide reductase: MSDVRNVIIIGSGPAGYTAALYTARASLKPLVFEGAVTAGGALMNTTDVENFPGFQDGIMGPELMDNMRAQAERFGAELIPDDVVAVDLTGEIKTVTDTAGTVHKAKAVIVATGSQHRKLGLPNEDAFTGRGVSWCATCDGFFFKDQDIAVIGGGDTAMEEATFLSRFAKSVTVVHRRDTLRASKAMQERAIADPKISFVWDSEVAEVQGDQKLSGLKLRNVKTGELSDLAVTGLFIAIGHDPRTELFKSQLELDGEGYLKVDAPSTRTNLTGVFGAGDVVDHTYRQAITAAGTGCAAALDAERFLAALADGEQAEPEKTAV; this comes from the coding sequence GTGAGCGACGTCCGTAATGTGATCATCATCGGTTCGGGGCCGGCCGGCTACACGGCAGCCCTCTACACCGCTCGTGCGTCGCTGAAGCCCTTGGTGTTCGAGGGCGCCGTGACCGCCGGTGGTGCGCTGATGAACACCACCGATGTCGAAAACTTCCCCGGCTTCCAGGACGGCATCATGGGCCCCGAGCTCATGGACAACATGCGCGCCCAGGCAGAGCGCTTCGGGGCAGAGCTCATTCCCGACGACGTGGTCGCCGTCGACCTGACCGGAGAGATCAAGACCGTCACGGACACCGCAGGAACGGTCCACAAGGCGAAGGCCGTCATCGTCGCCACTGGATCGCAGCACCGTAAGCTCGGCCTGCCGAACGAGGATGCCTTCACCGGCCGCGGTGTCTCCTGGTGTGCCACATGTGACGGCTTCTTCTTCAAGGACCAGGACATCGCCGTCATCGGCGGCGGTGACACGGCGATGGAGGAGGCCACCTTCCTCTCCCGGTTCGCCAAGTCCGTCACGGTCGTCCACCGCCGCGACACCCTGAGGGCCTCGAAGGCGATGCAGGAGCGTGCCATCGCCGACCCGAAGATCTCGTTCGTCTGGGACAGCGAGGTCGCAGAGGTCCAGGGCGACCAGAAGCTCTCGGGTCTGAAGCTGCGGAACGTCAAGACCGGCGAACTCTCGGACCTGGCGGTGACCGGCCTGTTCATCGCGATCGGGCACGACCCTCGCACGGAGCTCTTCAAGAGCCAGCTGGAGCTGGACGGAGAGGGCTACCTGAAGGTCGACGCGCCTTCGACGCGTACGAACCTCACCGGAGTGTTCGGTGCCGGCGATGTGGTCGACCACACCTACCGCCAGGCAATCACCGCGGCCGGTACGGGCTGTGCCGCCGCCCTCGACGCCGAGAGGTTCCTTGCCGCTCTCGCGGACGGAGAGCAGGCCGAGCCCGAGAAGACCGCTGTCTGA
- a CDS encoding anti-sigma factor family protein, translating into MTSTPDMTEHPDVAEISDLTEGLLSPARTAAVRRHMDECDLCADVHASLEEIRGLLGTVPGPPRTPAEVARRIDAALAAEALLHARAPGSEKATELVGLSPSPSDEDRAHVSRETSTSTGRPSGRPRPSTTGPGRKDRMQRGRRKAAVLGTVLTVATLGLGTLFLTSQNDETGPGVVQQTASDTFTESELGKQVSDLLAQNQRKGASSRMPQTLEMESEPEAASPRVFQQPTVPACVREGIGRDDAALATEQGIYKGREALLVVLPNPSDDTRVTAYIVDATCVGNPSSATTAKILLKNSYTRG; encoded by the coding sequence GTGACATCGACACCAGACATGACGGAGCACCCGGACGTCGCGGAGATCTCCGACCTCACCGAGGGACTCCTGTCACCCGCTCGAACCGCCGCTGTGCGCCGACACATGGACGAGTGCGACCTCTGCGCAGACGTCCATGCGTCACTGGAGGAGATCAGGGGACTGCTTGGCACGGTGCCGGGTCCACCCCGTACGCCTGCCGAAGTGGCACGCCGTATCGATGCCGCGCTCGCCGCGGAAGCACTCCTGCATGCCAGGGCACCGGGGTCCGAGAAGGCCACAGAGCTGGTCGGCCTCTCCCCTTCCCCGTCCGATGAGGACCGTGCGCATGTTTCACGTGAAACATCGACGTCGACGGGCCGCCCCTCAGGGCGCCCACGCCCTTCCACCACCGGTCCAGGTCGTAAGGACCGTATGCAACGCGGCCGCCGCAAGGCGGCTGTGCTGGGAACCGTGCTCACCGTTGCGACTCTGGGACTCGGCACACTGTTCCTGACGTCCCAGAACGACGAGACGGGCCCGGGTGTCGTTCAGCAGACGGCCTCGGACACCTTCACCGAAAGTGAGCTGGGGAAGCAGGTCTCCGATCTCCTCGCGCAGAACCAGCGGAAGGGCGCGTCCTCCCGCATGCCGCAGACCTTGGAAATGGAATCGGAGCCCGAAGCCGCCAGCCCCAGGGTTTTCCAGCAACCCACGGTCCCGGCATGCGTCCGCGAGGGAATCGGCCGCGATGACGCCGCACTCGCCACAGAACAGGGCATCTACAAAGGGCGAGAAGCTCTCCTGGTGGTGCTTCCCAACCCCTCCGACGACACCCGTGTGACCGCCTACATCGTCGACGCCACCTGCGTCGGCAATCCGTCCTCGGCCACCACGGCGAAGATTCTGCTGAAGAACTCCTACACCCGCGGCTGA